A stretch of Oryza brachyantha chromosome 4, ObraRS2, whole genome shotgun sequence DNA encodes these proteins:
- the LOC121054301 gene encoding uncharacterized protein LOC121054301: MDHTRMLTSLLLLLLAAATALAATPVAGDMRVVVLAGSKGGGHRGNVDDAVRHLMTSTTRVEDAVAAELGVDMELHRRILAATVGAAALKPDRAACPQACPARGGSYTGRGCKSVYRCNNGGG, encoded by the coding sequence ATGGATCACACGAGGAtgctcacctctcttctcctcctcctcctcgccgccgcgactgcgctcgccgccaccccggTCGCCGGCGACATGAGGGTCGTCGTTCTCGCCGGCAGCAAGGGAGGAGGCCACCGCGGCAACGTCGACGACGCCGTGCGGCACCTGAtgacgtcgacgacgagggtggaggacgccgtcgcggcggagcTCGGGGTGGACATGGAGCTGCACCGGCgcatcctcgccgccaccgtcggcgcggcggcgctcaagCCCGACCGGGCGGCCTGCCCCCAGGCGTGCCCGGCACGCGGGGGATCGTACACCGGCAGGGGCTGCAAGTCGGTGTACCGGTGCAACAATGGCGGCGGCTAG